Proteins encoded together in one Candidatus Dependentiae bacterium window:
- a CDS encoding beta-propeller fold lactonase family protein, translated as MTIRLVALLSILAVPFSAQPMCNPCIVQQSSSIASATFPSSVAFSKDGCLAIANANPGNNTVTIYKPNSDCTVPTNPIATLTSLSGVNQPGQVAFSPTGCLAVLNIDTVTLYKVDPTTCTAQDVAVTTLTNANGLDSPVALAFSPNGCLAVANRGNDTVTIYKVDPATCSVDVTPVATLDTTNGINSPVAVAFSSTGCLAVANTGILSDGTDSTVTLYKVNADCTVDDTPAFTFDTTYGIVNPTALAFSTSSACLAVANKGVIGDGTDSTVTVYIIDIATCSFGGSSENDHSTLTNASGISNPTSVVFSPNECLAVANAGSLNDGSDSTVTIYTVNTGFCTVADSANSTLTNASGISNPASVAFSPSGCLAVANSGTQNNDDSVTLYTVDPSTCSTPDAATATIANKSSLISASDLAFSPSGCLAVPQGGFGIVSIYTISSDCTTTATPAVDLRSFSPNVIASAFSSNGCLAVADEGGVANGTDSTVKIYKVDPATCTTQDNPVSTLTNASGISNPRALAYSASGCLVVANTGVIGDGSDSTVTFYKTNTADCTTPDTALFTLTSADGINLPTAIAFSTTDCLAIANSGNNTVNLYTIDPVTCKPTATGTITNGVVSPLSLAFSSTDCLAVGNLVMNSTNTVTLYKVDTATCSAQNNPLVTLTDADVIFAFSSQGCFAVVNGARTNVNIYSIDSATCSLSATPLSTLGEAQGLGSVQDLAYSPSGCLAVSNTGGSQPGIILFKNNCTPTPTVTPLPVNKKFSCLARAILNKYCTAN; from the coding sequence ATGACAATACGTTTAGTTGCATTACTAAGTATTTTAGCAGTGCCTTTTAGTGCCCAACCCATGTGTAATCCGTGTATTGTGCAACAGTCTTCCTCTATTGCAAGTGCGACATTTCCTTCCTCAGTAGCATTTTCTAAAGATGGATGCCTTGCTATAGCTAACGCTAATCCTGGAAATAATACAGTAACTATTTATAAACCAAATTCTGATTGTACTGTACCAACTAACCCGATTGCCACTTTAACAAGTTTGAGTGGTGTTAATCAACCAGGACAAGTAGCATTTTCACCAACAGGATGTTTAGCTGTTTTAAATATTGATACAGTAACTCTCTATAAAGTAGATCCTACAACATGCACAGCTCAAGATGTTGCTGTAACAACTTTAACAAATGCTAATGGTCTTGATAGTCCTGTTGCACTAGCATTTTCTCCAAATGGCTGCTTAGCAGTTGCTAATAGAGGTAATGATACAGTAACTATCTATAAAGTTGATCCAGCCACTTGTTCTGTAGATGTTACTCCTGTAGCTACACTTGATACTACCAATGGTATTAACTCTCCAGTAGCTGTAGCATTTTCATCAACTGGATGTCTTGCTGTTGCTAATACAGGTATTTTAAGTGATGGTACTGATAGTACAGTTACTCTCTATAAAGTAAATGCTGATTGTACCGTAGATGATACTCCTGCTTTTACCTTTGATACTACTTATGGTATTGTAAACCCAACTGCTTTAGCATTTTCCACTTCTAGTGCCTGTTTAGCAGTTGCTAATAAAGGAGTTATTGGTGATGGCACCGATAGTACAGTAACTGTGTACATTATAGATATAGCTACTTGTTCATTTGGGGGATCATCTGAAAATGATCACTCTACGTTGACTAATGCTAGTGGCATTAGTAATCCTACTTCAGTAGTATTTTCACCTAATGAATGTCTTGCTGTAGCTAATGCAGGCAGTTTAAATGATGGTAGTGATAGTACGGTAACTATATATACTGTCAATACGGGATTCTGCACAGTTGCTGACAGTGCTAACTCTACTCTTACTAATGCTAGTGGTATTAGTAATCCTGCTTCAGTAGCATTTTCACCTAGTGGCTGTCTTGCTGTTGCTAATAGTGGAACTCAAAATAACGATGATTCAGTAACTCTTTACACTGTTGATCCTAGCACTTGCAGTACACCAGATGCGGCTACAGCAACTATTGCCAATAAAAGTAGTTTAATATCTGCAAGTGATCTAGCATTTTCACCTAGTGGCTGCCTTGCTGTACCTCAAGGAGGTTTTGGCATAGTTAGTATTTATACTATTAGCTCTGATTGTACTACTACAGCTACACCGGCTGTAGATCTAAGATCTTTTTCGCCTAATGTTATAGCTTCTGCATTTTCATCTAATGGGTGTCTTGCTGTTGCTGATGAAGGAGGAGTCGCTAATGGAACTGATAGTACTGTTAAAATATATAAAGTAGATCCTGCTACTTGTACAACACAAGATAATCCTGTATCAACACTTACTAATGCTAGTGGTATTAGTAATCCTAGAGCACTAGCATATTCTGCTAGTGGGTGTCTTGTTGTAGCAAATACGGGTGTTATAGGCGATGGTAGCGATAGTACTGTAACGTTTTATAAAACCAACACTGCTGATTGTACAACACCTGATACCGCATTATTTACTCTTACAAGTGCTGATGGTATAAACTTACCTACAGCAATAGCTTTTTCGACTACCGATTGTCTTGCGATAGCTAATAGTGGTAATAATACAGTAAATTTATATACTATTGATCCTGTAACATGTAAACCTACTGCAACAGGTACTATTACTAATGGCGTAGTAAGTCCTCTATCGCTAGCATTTTCTTCTACTGATTGTTTAGCTGTAGGTAATCTAGTTATGAATAGTACTAACACTGTAACTTTATACAAAGTAGATACTGCAACTTGTTCAGCGCAAAATAATCCACTCGTTACTCTTACTGATGCTGACGTAATTTTTGCTTTTTCTTCTCAAGGGTGTTTTGCTGTAGTAAATGGTGCTCGTACTAATGTTAACATTTATAGCATAGATTCAGCTACTTGTTCTCTATCAGCAACGCCTCTAAGTACTTTGGGAGAAGCTCAAGGGTTAGGCTCTGTGCAAGATTTAGCGTATTCACCTTCGGGATGTTTAGCGGTAAGTAATACAGGCGGTAGTCAGCCAGGTATCATACTATTTAAAAACAACTGTACACCAACACCAACAGTAACGCCATTGCCCGTAAATAAAAAGTTTAGCTGTTTAGCCAGAGCTATACTTAATAAATATTGTACTGCTAACTAA
- a CDS encoding helix-turn-helix domain-containing protein, with amino-acid sequence MPITVDTIVLYDVQELSTLLKIHPRTLRELIRSGKLKGQKIDQKWYVSENNLQEYRNAA; translated from the coding sequence ATGCCAATAACAGTTGATACCATTGTTTTATACGACGTACAAGAATTAAGCACTCTTCTTAAAATACATCCACGCACTTTACGTGAGCTTATCCGTTCAGGTAAACTTAAGGGTCAAAAAATTGATCAAAAATGGTATGTATCTGAAAACAATCTTCAGGAATATCGCAACGCAGCATAA
- a CDS encoding rhodanese-like domain-containing protein — MNRSQIINVLGDKTYDSCHIEGSINVPLEDLAEYVKQFSKEAEIVVYSTNSQDYTTYEGAKLLKALGYTKVYAYLGGLADWYNQGLPTTGLCKTELMPHLPKEEKVYEHPKGIEFISAQELSQRMDILI, encoded by the coding sequence ATGAATCGCAGTCAAATAATTAATGTCTTAGGAGACAAAACATATGATAGTTGTCATATAGAAGGCAGCATTAATGTCCCTTTAGAAGATCTTGCAGAGTATGTAAAACAATTCTCAAAAGAAGCTGAGATAGTTGTCTATAGTACCAACTCTCAAGATTATACTACTTACGAGGGAGCCAAATTACTAAAAGCTCTAGGATATACTAAAGTATATGCATACCTTGGCGGCTTAGCTGATTGGTATAATCAAGGCTTGCCAACTACAGGTTTATGTAAAACGGAGCTTATGCCACACTTACCTAAAGAAGAAAAAGTATACGAGCACCCTAAGGGCATAGAGTTTATTTCAGCACAAGAATTATCCCAACGCATGGATATTTTAATCTAA